A part of Melittangium boletus DSM 14713 genomic DNA contains:
- the cglE gene encoding adventurous gliding motility protein CglE, with the protein MNKPLLTAVLALLPTAALSATPPEGVPLEVRRGFFTEADIGAFFTLGGENVYSNAQTYVQLGVGVDVTERFTLGVHFGLGASAANCFAGYAPGTQLCGRTENFTVALADVTVGYRAPLATRFYLVPKLAAGLSRLDPAPTGTRDPSLSTTVPNAGLGLGVEYATPLEHFTVGADVLARYLIGPNIPTFAVFPRVKYTF; encoded by the coding sequence ATGAACAAGCCGCTGTTGACCGCCGTGCTCGCGCTGCTGCCCACCGCCGCCCTGTCGGCCACGCCTCCGGAGGGAGTCCCCCTGGAAGTGCGCCGTGGCTTCTTCACCGAGGCCGACATCGGCGCGTTCTTCACCCTGGGCGGGGAGAACGTCTACTCCAACGCGCAGACGTACGTGCAGCTGGGCGTGGGCGTCGACGTGACCGAGCGCTTCACCCTGGGGGTGCATTTTGGATTGGGCGCTTCCGCGGCCAACTGCTTCGCGGGCTACGCGCCGGGCACCCAGCTGTGTGGGCGCACGGAGAATTTCACGGTGGCGCTCGCGGATGTGACGGTGGGCTACCGCGCGCCCCTGGCCACGCGCTTCTACCTGGTGCCGAAGCTGGCGGCGGGTCTGTCGCGGTTGGATCCCGCGCCCACGGGCACCCGGGATCCGAGTCTCTCCACGACGGTGCCCAACGCGGGCCTGGGCCTGGGCGTGGAGTACGCCACGCCCCTGGAGCACTTCACCGTGGGCGCGGACGTGCTGGCGCGCTACCTCATCGGGCCGAACATCCCCACCTTCGCCGTGTTCCCCCGGGTGAAATACACCTTCTGA
- a CDS encoding tetratricopeptide repeat protein, translating into MHPRIRFALTTAALTLSACATTSQVRPVPVATESAPAPAPAVAAEPVPAPEPVAEENPAQALFAKAVAAFDAGDYDLARKGFEKVLERAPQSLNAQFNLGLIAERQGRLDDAVADYEKVRFLEPGHVPMLLNLGRLYRQREKYQDAISLYETGLKTPGNEFEAALLNNLSTAYRLAGKYPQAESSARRVLARHPEDVEAYKNLGLAHYEQGRYRLAETVLTHARKLADKDPGLHNSLGMVYLKLDQRPRALAQFQQAVSLDERFAPGYENLGALALAWRDYAGAERAFAKAVELEPGSPSAWLSYAWALDGQKGRDAKKGLAAGEAFEKVLALRAETPEAVCGAGWAYAVERAGWDKAESFLQRCKDAASTSAQDKQLIDSKLQGLAAMRKSAPPAAATPEEPAPAAVGGSGALPDEAPAEAPPAEAE; encoded by the coding sequence ATGCATCCACGAATCCGCTTCGCTCTCACCACCGCCGCGCTGACGCTGTCCGCGTGCGCCACCACCTCCCAGGTGCGCCCCGTTCCCGTGGCCACCGAGAGCGCTCCCGCCCCGGCGCCCGCCGTGGCCGCCGAGCCGGTTCCCGCTCCCGAGCCCGTGGCGGAGGAGAACCCCGCCCAGGCGCTGTTCGCCAAGGCCGTGGCCGCCTTCGACGCGGGGGACTATGACCTGGCGCGCAAGGGCTTCGAGAAGGTGCTCGAGCGCGCGCCCCAGAGCCTCAACGCCCAGTTCAACCTGGGCCTCATCGCCGAGCGCCAGGGCCGGCTCGACGACGCCGTGGCCGACTACGAGAAGGTGCGTTTCCTGGAGCCGGGCCACGTGCCCATGCTGCTCAACCTGGGCCGGCTCTACCGGCAGCGGGAGAAGTACCAGGACGCCATCTCCCTCTATGAGACGGGGTTGAAGACGCCCGGCAACGAGTTCGAGGCCGCGCTGCTCAACAACCTCTCCACGGCGTACCGGCTCGCGGGCAAGTACCCCCAGGCCGAGTCGAGTGCCCGCCGCGTGCTGGCGCGCCACCCGGAGGACGTCGAGGCCTACAAGAACCTCGGGCTCGCCCACTACGAGCAGGGCAGGTACCGGCTCGCCGAGACGGTGCTCACCCATGCGCGCAAGCTCGCGGACAAGGATCCCGGCCTGCACAACAGCCTGGGCATGGTGTACCTCAAGCTGGATCAACGCCCTCGCGCGCTCGCCCAGTTCCAACAGGCGGTGTCGCTCGACGAGCGCTTCGCCCCCGGCTACGAGAACCTGGGCGCCCTGGCGCTCGCCTGGCGCGACTACGCGGGCGCCGAGCGCGCCTTCGCCAAGGCGGTGGAGCTCGAGCCCGGCTCGCCCTCGGCGTGGCTGTCCTACGCGTGGGCGCTGGATGGGCAGAAGGGCCGCGACGCCAAGAAGGGCCTCGCGGCGGGTGAGGCCTTCGAGAAGGTGCTCGCCCTGCGCGCGGAGACGCCCGAGGCCGTGTGTGGCGCGGGCTGGGCCTATGCCGTCGAGCGCGCGGGCTGGGACAAGGCCGAGAGCTTCCTCCAGCGCTGCAAGGACGCGGCGTCCACGAGCGCCCAGGACAAGCAGCTCATCGACTCGAAGCTCCAGGGTCTGGCCGCGATGCGCAAGAGCGCCCCTCCCGCGGCGGCCACGCCCGAGGAGCCGGCTCCGGCGGCGGTGGGTGGCAGTGGTGCGCTTCCGGACGAAGCGCCCGCCGAGGCGCCTCCCGCCGAGGCCGAATAA
- a CDS encoding tetratricopeptide repeat protein, translated as MKSVLRFGALAVGVALAAGGTGADAREGTASKTDARKQSARPQGKKSQAAKKNAVPLKGSSESPERAAARAAAGDDADDGPTRVGPARMSPAAMAAAPRIADDQRDALADRKRDEALEGFKRLIPKLQPGSPRKADMLYRLAELNWEKSKYLYQQEMNAYLKAEKAFDAATARGERVEAPKQDNRESERYRAETMALYEEILRDYADWPQRDEVLFYLGYNQQELGKRDEAVKSYLELVTKYPQSQFVPDTYVQLGNHYFDNNKLKEARSYYEKARSSKVPKVYAYAIYKLAWCDYNAGGYDEGLARLHEVVDFASQRGEELGDLRTEALNDLIVFYVKLDKANEGIAFFKAKAPEKRQERLISKMAVQLVDVGLYDSAIETYRVLLSDKPLGPSAPEYQQAIVHSYEGLRQRDQVRAEMKTMVSGYRPGSAWWKANAANKPVLRNAFSVTEEAMRVMVTDYHQEAQKTRQVETYRLARDIYKEYVDTFASSEDPEFVSDSAFNMRFFYAEILWALEEWEAAAAQYDAVAAFQIPDRDSAREVSNETYRKSASFAAIMAYDKLVKIERGQLAKSDLKDGQKVDENKSKGHVEKKGRLTKKGTDQAEEPLTRNEEKLVAACDTYNRLFPDNPDEIDLRYQAALIVYDRHHYVEAARRFGDIIQKYPAERRSRDAADLTMYVLESREEWDELNKQARLFLANDKLIKPNPEFAARVARVAEGARYKWIHEVVYQKEKNPAKAASLFLDYVKEFPRSENADRALTSAMVIFEEAGQIDRGTAAGERLLTDYPNSLFEPKVRYTLARLYEKTAEYAKAAAMYSAFVDAQDAGERVLMSQKSKKAEARAAARKARLNKARKAPESPPEAPADESSGARDEERRTLLAESEKWVADALFNAGLWWEGVGEGDKALAAYRAYLRRFKDRPDVPRIAYNLGLVYGKDGKWSEAVHQFEYFLTVYDKDSRVSQADIYRAREQQLLAYQHLKNARNVERVRADLLYGWTKLSAEEKQKPELIDIYGRVRFLTVEPDWQQYVAIRFKRVSTVRGDLAAKQKALQKLEKQYVDVLSSGSGEWGIAALTRIGLAYADFARNIIESPNPSGLDEEQLAMYRGELENLALPLEDKASEALEKALAKAYELSIYNEWTVAAQEQINRYHPGAYAQVRQVPYRGSEFFATADMAKDSGVGNAPASGPKDTPQPPTASREVRP; from the coding sequence ATGAAGTCGGTCCTTCGTTTCGGTGCACTGGCGGTGGGGGTGGCACTCGCCGCGGGCGGAACAGGGGCGGATGCCCGCGAGGGCACCGCGTCCAAGACGGATGCGCGCAAGCAGTCCGCTCGTCCACAAGGCAAGAAGTCCCAGGCGGCGAAGAAGAACGCCGTGCCGCTCAAGGGCTCGTCCGAGAGCCCGGAGCGGGCGGCCGCGCGTGCCGCGGCGGGCGACGACGCGGACGACGGTCCGACGCGCGTGGGCCCGGCGCGCATGAGCCCGGCGGCCATGGCGGCCGCTCCGCGCATCGCGGATGACCAGAGGGATGCCCTGGCGGATCGCAAGCGCGACGAGGCCCTGGAGGGCTTCAAGCGCCTCATCCCCAAGCTGCAGCCGGGCTCGCCCCGCAAGGCGGACATGCTCTACCGCCTGGCGGAGCTCAACTGGGAGAAGTCCAAGTACCTCTACCAGCAGGAGATGAACGCGTACCTCAAGGCCGAGAAGGCCTTCGACGCGGCCACCGCCCGGGGCGAGCGGGTGGAGGCGCCCAAGCAGGATAACCGCGAGAGCGAGCGCTACCGCGCCGAGACCATGGCCCTCTACGAGGAGATCCTGCGCGACTACGCCGACTGGCCCCAGCGCGACGAGGTGCTCTTCTACCTGGGCTACAACCAGCAGGAGCTGGGCAAGCGCGACGAGGCGGTGAAGAGCTACCTGGAGCTGGTGACGAAGTATCCCCAGTCCCAGTTCGTGCCGGACACCTACGTCCAGCTCGGCAACCACTACTTCGACAACAACAAGCTCAAGGAGGCGCGGAGCTACTACGAGAAGGCGCGCTCCTCCAAGGTGCCCAAGGTCTACGCCTACGCCATCTACAAGCTCGCCTGGTGCGACTACAACGCGGGCGGCTACGACGAGGGCCTCGCCCGCCTGCACGAGGTGGTGGACTTCGCCAGCCAGCGCGGCGAGGAGCTGGGCGACCTGCGCACCGAGGCGCTCAACGATCTCATCGTCTTCTACGTGAAGCTCGACAAGGCGAATGAGGGCATCGCCTTCTTCAAGGCCAAGGCCCCCGAGAAGCGCCAGGAACGGCTCATCTCCAAGATGGCCGTGCAGCTCGTCGACGTGGGCCTGTACGACAGCGCCATCGAGACCTACCGCGTGCTCCTGAGTGACAAGCCCCTGGGGCCGAGCGCTCCGGAGTACCAGCAGGCCATCGTCCACTCGTACGAGGGACTGCGTCAGCGCGACCAGGTGCGCGCCGAGATGAAGACCATGGTGTCCGGCTACCGTCCGGGCAGCGCGTGGTGGAAGGCCAACGCGGCCAACAAGCCCGTGCTTCGCAACGCCTTCAGCGTCACCGAGGAGGCCATGCGCGTCATGGTCACCGACTACCACCAGGAGGCTCAGAAGACGCGCCAGGTGGAGACGTACCGGCTCGCGCGCGACATCTACAAGGAATACGTGGACACCTTCGCCTCCAGCGAGGACCCCGAGTTCGTCTCCGACTCCGCCTTCAACATGCGCTTCTTCTACGCGGAGATCCTCTGGGCCCTGGAGGAGTGGGAGGCCGCGGCCGCCCAGTACGACGCCGTGGCCGCCTTCCAGATTCCGGATCGCGACTCGGCCCGCGAGGTCTCCAACGAGACCTACCGCAAGAGCGCGTCCTTCGCCGCCATCATGGCCTACGACAAGCTCGTGAAGATCGAGCGCGGCCAGCTCGCCAAGAGCGACCTCAAGGACGGCCAGAAGGTGGACGAGAACAAGTCCAAGGGCCACGTGGAGAAGAAGGGCCGCCTCACCAAGAAGGGCACGGACCAGGCCGAGGAACCGCTCACGCGCAACGAGGAGAAGCTCGTCGCCGCGTGCGACACCTACAACCGCCTCTTCCCGGACAACCCGGATGAGATCGACCTGCGCTACCAGGCGGCCCTCATCGTCTACGACCGGCACCACTACGTGGAGGCGGCCCGCCGCTTCGGCGACATCATCCAGAAGTACCCCGCCGAGCGCCGCAGCCGCGACGCCGCGGACCTCACCATGTACGTGCTCGAGTCGCGCGAGGAGTGGGACGAGCTCAACAAGCAGGCGCGGCTCTTCCTCGCCAACGACAAGCTCATCAAGCCCAACCCCGAGTTCGCCGCCCGCGTGGCGCGCGTGGCCGAGGGCGCGCGCTACAAGTGGATTCACGAGGTCGTCTACCAGAAGGAGAAGAACCCGGCCAAGGCGGCCAGCCTCTTCCTGGACTACGTGAAGGAATTCCCCCGCTCGGAGAACGCGGACCGGGCGCTCACCTCCGCCATGGTCATCTTCGAGGAAGCGGGGCAGATCGACCGCGGCACCGCCGCCGGCGAGCGGCTGCTCACCGACTACCCCAACAGCCTCTTCGAGCCCAAGGTGCGCTACACGCTCGCGCGCCTCTACGAGAAGACGGCCGAGTACGCCAAGGCCGCCGCCATGTACTCGGCCTTCGTGGACGCCCAGGACGCGGGCGAGCGCGTGCTGATGTCCCAGAAGTCGAAGAAGGCCGAGGCGCGCGCCGCCGCCCGCAAGGCCCGGCTCAACAAGGCCAGGAAGGCGCCGGAGTCTCCTCCCGAGGCCCCGGCCGATGAGTCCTCGGGTGCCCGGGACGAGGAGCGCCGCACGCTGCTCGCCGAGTCCGAGAAGTGGGTGGCCGACGCGCTCTTCAACGCGGGCCTGTGGTGGGAGGGCGTGGGCGAGGGCGACAAGGCGCTCGCCGCCTACCGCGCCTACCTCCGGCGCTTCAAGGACCGTCCGGACGTGCCGCGCATCGCCTACAACCTGGGCCTCGTGTACGGCAAGGACGGCAAGTGGTCCGAGGCCGTGCACCAGTTCGAGTACTTCCTGACCGTCTACGACAAGGACTCGCGCGTCTCCCAGGCCGACATCTACCGGGCACGCGAGCAGCAACTGCTCGCCTACCAGCACCTCAAGAACGCGCGCAACGTGGAGCGCGTGCGCGCGGATCTCCTCTACGGCTGGACGAAGCTGAGCGCCGAGGAGAAGCAGAAGCCGGAGTTGATCGACATCTACGGCCGGGTGCGCTTCCTCACCGTCGAGCCCGACTGGCAGCAGTACGTGGCCATCCGCTTCAAGCGCGTGTCCACCGTGCGCGGGGACCTGGCCGCCAAGCAGAAGGCGCTCCAGAAGCTGGAGAAGCAGTACGTCGACGTGCTCTCCAGCGGCTCGGGCGAGTGGGGCATCGCGGCGCTCACCCGCATCGGCCTGGCCTACGCGGACTTCGCGCGCAACATCATCGAATCCCCCAACCCCTCCGGGCTCGACGAGGAACAGCTCGCCATGTACCGCGGGGAACTGGAGAACCTGGCGCTGCCGCTCGAGGACAAGGCGAGCGAGGCGCTGGAGAAGGCCCTGGCCAAGGCGTACGAGCTGTCCATCTACAACGAGTGGACGGTCGCGGCCCAGGAGCAGATCAACCGCTACCACCCGGGCGCCTATGCCCAGGTGCGTCAGGTGCCGTATCGCGGCAGCGAGTTCTTCGCCACCGCCGACATGGCCAAGGACTCCGGCGTCGGCAACGCGCCCGCGTCCGGGCCCAAGGACACGCCCCAGCCGCCCACCGCTTCCCGGGAGGTGCGGCCGTGA
- a CDS encoding TonB family protein, producing MAAGKRNGLTLRITGPDGTVHEAVSDAESVIVGSGAQAAVKILDPGVSNLHVMLKVETGGAVTAIDLGSEAGTQVGGQRVVGPKRLVPGDVLMLGGSQVEVFFGDEPAAGAQVNEGSLQGSVLHPPTRALENRPVPPGLRNRAAPAAATPPVVRSKAVRPAVAAHIQEPLPPEALPTKDAKVLQVRQLWGDQMLGVQHFLDGVPVTIGEAQKNFFHVYDAEVGARHVLAVSKGEQFELRVPASAGVFVTRNGDVRPKETLRAEGKLTAAQGEHVYSLGLHERAEVSLGTLAFVVRFVKPSPAIAVNRLEATDFTWLKIASITLLAAGAFVAAMVLMPRSDAPTQDDILQSQQRVAKLLIAPQKPIDMKRFKKTADEGEKAKGEEGKFGKEEAKQAEADPSKPGTTIVNKNKREQDRKVVGQVGLLGAMKGLKSGASDVFGPGGLGTGINNALGGLKSGAGMGDAQGVGGLGSRGKGSGGGGAGLGMGGLGTRGDGRGVGGSGGIDLSGRGKTITKIVPGKTTVVGGLDKDVIAKIIRSHQNEIKYCYETELNKDPSLAGKVAVAFTIDPAGGVAEASVTETTLNNSAAEACMLSRIRRWKFPEPKGGGVVAVTYPWLFSPAGE from the coding sequence ATGGCGGCGGGGAAGAGGAACGGATTGACGCTGCGTATCACCGGTCCGGACGGCACCGTGCACGAGGCCGTGTCGGACGCGGAGAGCGTCATCGTCGGCTCGGGAGCACAGGCGGCGGTGAAGATCCTGGACCCGGGTGTCTCCAACCTTCACGTGATGTTGAAGGTGGAGACGGGCGGGGCGGTGACGGCCATCGACCTGGGCAGCGAGGCGGGCACGCAGGTGGGCGGTCAGCGGGTGGTGGGCCCCAAGCGGCTCGTCCCCGGTGACGTGCTGATGCTGGGTGGCTCGCAGGTGGAGGTGTTCTTCGGAGACGAGCCCGCGGCGGGTGCCCAGGTGAACGAGGGCAGCCTGCAGGGCTCGGTGCTTCATCCGCCCACGCGGGCGCTGGAGAACCGGCCAGTGCCTCCGGGTCTGCGCAATCGCGCCGCTCCGGCGGCGGCGACTCCCCCGGTGGTGCGGAGCAAGGCGGTCCGGCCCGCGGTCGCGGCGCACATCCAGGAGCCCCTGCCGCCCGAGGCGCTGCCCACGAAGGACGCCAAGGTGCTGCAGGTGCGCCAGCTCTGGGGCGACCAGATGCTGGGCGTGCAGCACTTCCTGGACGGGGTCCCGGTCACCATCGGCGAGGCCCAGAAGAACTTCTTCCACGTGTACGACGCCGAGGTGGGCGCGCGGCACGTGCTGGCGGTGAGCAAGGGCGAGCAGTTCGAGTTGCGCGTGCCGGCCTCCGCGGGCGTCTTCGTCACCCGGAATGGCGACGTGCGTCCCAAGGAGACGCTGCGCGCCGAGGGCAAGCTCACGGCCGCCCAGGGCGAGCACGTGTACTCCCTCGGCCTGCACGAGCGCGCGGAGGTGTCGCTCGGCACGCTCGCCTTCGTGGTGCGCTTCGTGAAGCCCTCGCCCGCCATCGCGGTGAACCGGCTGGAGGCCACGGACTTCACCTGGCTCAAGATCGCCAGCATCACGCTCCTGGCGGCGGGCGCCTTCGTGGCGGCCATGGTGCTCATGCCCCGCTCGGACGCTCCGACCCAGGACGACATCCTCCAGAGCCAGCAGCGCGTGGCCAAGCTGCTCATCGCGCCCCAGAAGCCCATCGACATGAAGCGGTTCAAGAAGACCGCGGACGAGGGCGAGAAGGCCAAGGGCGAGGAGGGCAAGTTCGGCAAGGAAGAGGCCAAACAGGCCGAGGCCGATCCGTCCAAGCCGGGCACCACCATCGTCAACAAGAACAAGCGCGAGCAGGACCGCAAGGTCGTGGGCCAGGTGGGTCTGCTCGGGGCGATGAAGGGCCTCAAGTCGGGTGCCTCGGACGTGTTCGGCCCCGGTGGCCTGGGCACGGGCATCAACAACGCGCTGGGGGGCCTCAAGAGCGGCGCCGGCATGGGTGACGCGCAGGGCGTGGGCGGACTCGGCTCGCGCGGCAAGGGCTCGGGCGGCGGTGGCGCCGGCCTGGGCATGGGCGGCCTGGGCACCCGGGGTGATGGCCGGGGCGTGGGTGGCAGCGGCGGCATCGACCTGTCCGGCCGCGGCAAGACGATCACCAAGATCGTCCCCGGGAAGACCACGGTGGTGGGTGGCCTCGACAAGGACGTCATCGCCAAGATCATCCGCAGCCACCAGAACGAGATCAAATACTGCTACGAGACGGAGCTGAACAAGGATCCGAGCCTCGCGGGCAAGGTGGCGGTGGCCTTCACGATCGACCCGGCCGGTGGCGTGGCGGAGGCGAGCGTGACGGAGACCACGCTCAACAACTCCGCCGCGGAGGCGTGCATGCTCTCGCGCATCCGCCGCTGGAAGTTCCCCGAGCCCAAGGGCGGTGGTGTCGTGGCGGTGACGTATCCCTGGTTGTTCTCGCCCGCGGGTGAGTAG